Proteins from a genomic interval of Aquila chrysaetos chrysaetos chromosome 20, bAquChr1.4, whole genome shotgun sequence:
- the LOC115353738 gene encoding hyaluronidase-3-like isoform X3 translates to MVPALALWACLALGTVGGESPAPEPLAGGQPFTVVWNIPTGRCQRRFGVGLPLGDYGIVENQDGRFAGQNITIFYKNKFGLYPYLSRQGVPRNGGIPQRVPLSAHLARVAADIRLLLQRAFRGLAVVDWEEWRPLWAQNWGAKRIYRAASEQWVRDRHGLLPARRRLRLARWEFEQAAQTLMEETLLLGRTVRPRGLWGFYRFPDCLNGNWAKEANYTGQCRPAEVRRNNRLGWLWAASAALYPSIYLPPALPPALRRRYVHHRLREALRVAAFGADGLLPVVAYSRLSFRRSPRFLELPGYVSLSLSPRQADLVHTIGESAALGAAGLVLWGDLSYSRSAESCASLRHYLTSTLGPYVANVMAAARECSYGQCHGHGRCVRRQPHDLGSLLHLGPGASPPASFRCHCYRGWAGEGCARRVQTGPAASCLAPTHARGLYGQNDLPSSDTCLPRGTWGW, encoded by the exons ATGGTGCCGGCGCTGGCGCTCTGGGCCTGCCTGGCGCTGGGCACAGTCGGTGGGGAAAGCCCGGCACCGGAGCCCCTGGCGGGCGGCCAGCCCTTCACTGTGGTGTGGAACATCCCCACCGGCCGCTGCCAGCGCCGCTTCGGCGTGGGGCTGCCCCTCGGTGACTACGGCATCGTGGAGAACCAGGATGGCCGCTTCGCCGGCCAGAACATCACCATCTTCTACAAGAACAAGTTTGGGCTGTACCCCTACCTGTCGCGGCAGGGCGTCCCCCGCAACGGGGGCATCCCCCAGCGGGTCCCACTCAGTGCCCACCTCGCCAGGGTGGCCGCGGACATCCGCCTCCTCCTGCAACGCGCTTTCCGCGGCCTGGCCGTGGTGGACTGGGAGGAGTGGAGGCCCCTCTGGGCCCAGAACTGGGGGGCCAAGCGGATCTACCGGGCGGCCTCGGAGCAGTGGGTGCGGGACCGGCACGGCCTCctgccggcgcggcggcggctccggctgGCCCGGTGGGAGTTTGAGCAGGCGGCGCAGACTCTGATGGAGGAGACCCTGCTGCTGGGACGGACCGTGCGCCCGAGGGGGCTCTGGGGTTTCTACCGCTTCCCCGACTGCCTCAACGGCAACTGGGCCAAGGAGGCCAACTACACCGGGCAGTGCCGGCCGGCGGAGGTGCGGCGCAACAACCGTCTGGGCTGGCTCTGGGCCGCCTCGGCAGCCCTCTACCCCAGCATCTACCTGCCGCcggcgctgccgcccgccctGCGCCGCCGCTACGTGCACCACCGGCTGCGCGAGGCCCTGCGCGTGGCCGCCTTCGGGGCCGACGGCCTCCTGCCCGTGGTCGCCTACTCCCGCCTCTCCTTCCGCCGCTCGCCCAGATTCCTGGAGCTG cccggttatgtctctctctctctctccccccggCAGGCTGACCTGGTGCACACCATCGGGGAGAGCGCGGCGCTGGGTGCGGCCGGACTCGTGCTCTGGGGAGACCTGTCGTACTCCCGCTCGGCT GAGAGCTGTGCCAGCCTGCGCCACTACCTCACGTCCACCCTGGGTCCCTACGTGGCCAACGTGATGGCAGCAGCCCGGGAGTGCAGCTACGGGCAGTGCCACGGGCACGGGCGCTGCGTGCGCCGGCAGCCCCACGACCTGGGCAGCCTCCTGCACCTTGGCCCCGGTGCCAGCCCGCCGGCCTCTTTCCGCTGCCACTGCTACCGCGGCTGGGCCGGCGAGGGCTGTGCCCGGCGGGTCCAGActggccctgctgcctcctgcctggcACCCACCCACGCTCGTGGCCTCTACGGGCAGAACGATCTCCCGTCCTCCGACACCTGCCTGCCACGGGGCACGTGGGGCTGGTGA
- the IFRD2 gene encoding interferon-related developmental regulator 2 isoform X2, with amino-acid sequence MPRSRRAARRGPGSGRAGSPVSEEEAGSEVLSHCSSASEGASPAEEGAGSEAVSEQGQEEEAEDRLKEHMDNLLDKSAKTRQAALQSLRLAFSSKTLSEFLLERRLTLTDSLEKCLKKGKGEEQALAGTVLTLLCLQMGSGPEAEEVFRSLKPLLVSVLTDSTASPGARQSCATALGMCCYIAAADLEDLVSCLSCLEGVFSSPSAAEGGSAPAHHGPLHCSALQSWSLLLTICPPSHIKSVLDKRTCATKIQSSCEPSSRFWLQRAASTEPRQTDGSSAPSSGTSCTSSRAGSTRRRPSDLAWSACTWTAGHASGPTKPLKRCWAPASATTSRTTSCYGRSSASGPPWCWMRLL; translated from the exons ATGCCGCGCTCCCGCCGAGCCGCGCGCC GTGGCCCCGGCAGCGGCCGGGCGGGCTCGCCCGTCAGCGAGGAGGAGGCCGGCAGCGAGGTGCTGAGCCACTGCAGCAGCGCCAGCGAGGGGGCCAGCCCCGCCGAGGAGGGCGCAG GGAGCGAGGCGGTGAGCGAGCaaggccaggaggaggaggcggaggacAGGCTGAAGGAGCACATGGACAACCTCCTGGACAAGAG CGCCAAGACGCGGCAGGCGGCACTGCAGAGCCTGCGCCTGGCCTTCTCCTCCAAAACCCTCTCCGAGTTCTTGCTGGAGCGCCGCCTCACGCTCACCGACTCCCTGGAGAAGTGTCTCAAGAAAG GTAAAGGGGAGGAACAGGCGCTGGCGGGCACCGTCCTcaccctcctctgcctccagatGGGCTCTGGCCCGGAGGCGGAAGAGGTGTTTCGCAGCCTGAAGCCCCTGCTCGTCAGCGTCCTGACGGACAGCACAGCCAGCCCTGGCGCCCGGCAGAGC TGTGCCACGGCCCTGGGCATGTGTTGCTACATTGCCGCTGCTGACCTCGAG GACCTGGTCTCATGCCTGTCCTGCTTGGAGGGCGTCTTCAGCTCCCCCAGCGCAGCTGAGGGGGGCTCGGCACCCGCCCACCATGGCCCTCTGCACTGCAGTGCGCTCCAGTCGTGGTCCCTGCTCCTCACCATCTGCCCCCCCTCCCACATCAAGAGTGTCTTGGACAA GAGGACTTGTGCCACCAAGATACAGAGTTCCTGCGAGCCCAGCTCAAGGTTTTGGCTACAGAGAGCAGCAAGTACCGAGCCAAGACAGACCGACGGAAGCAGCGCTCCATCTTCCGGGACATCCTGCACTTCATCGAG AGCGGGGAGTACCAGGAGGAGACCATCCGATTTGGCCTGGAGTGCATGTACCTGGACAGCTGGGCACGCCAGCGGACCTACCAAGCCTTTAAAGAGGTGCTGGGCTCCGGCATCCGCCACCACCTCCAG AACAACGAGCTGCTACGGGAGATCTTCGGCCTCGGGCCCCCCTTGGTGCTGGATGCGGCTGCTCTGA
- the LOC115353738 gene encoding hyaluronidase-3-like isoform X1, translating into MVPALALWACLALGTVGGESPAPEPLAGGQPFTVVWNIPTGRCQRRFGVGLPLGDYGIVENQDGRFAGQNITIFYKNKFGLYPYLSRQGVPRNGGIPQRVPLSAHLARVAADIRLLLQRAFRGLAVVDWEEWRPLWAQNWGAKRIYRAASEQWVRDRHGLLPARRRLRLARWEFEQAAQTLMEETLLLGRTVRPRGLWGFYRFPDCLNGNWAKEANYTGQCRPAEVRRNNRLGWLWAASAALYPSIYLPPALPPALRRRYVHHRLREALRVAAFGADGLLPVVAYSRLSFRRSPRFLELADLVHTIGESAALGAAGLVLWGDLSYSRSARSWRTGNPVPGSQGPHTASLPTHAARAQGAMPREAGEADGMGRAEGAAPAEPGDPDGGETGAISLRPVESISDLHWASGGQKGAEGNGPAPSSSLRGPPPRPVPPGPPPLLPTLRPVPAASPCPCLSPGHPLLLALLGLLALASLVLATLAIYLSGTWRWAGRGAGGGGGGGCGKARPPVPSVSPSSPRSPAEPVGAGAGPVAGEPGGRHAPAAGSQRAALGSPQRQRRARRAPLSRSQPPLGHRDTTGRGAEGREGGAGSPTSPPSRSDLAASPHGAQGVAGAILAPAPGRERKGQDCKDRHPPQRQPFLLTTRQKAPSN; encoded by the exons ATGGTGCCGGCGCTGGCGCTCTGGGCCTGCCTGGCGCTGGGCACAGTCGGTGGGGAAAGCCCGGCACCGGAGCCCCTGGCGGGCGGCCAGCCCTTCACTGTGGTGTGGAACATCCCCACCGGCCGCTGCCAGCGCCGCTTCGGCGTGGGGCTGCCCCTCGGTGACTACGGCATCGTGGAGAACCAGGATGGCCGCTTCGCCGGCCAGAACATCACCATCTTCTACAAGAACAAGTTTGGGCTGTACCCCTACCTGTCGCGGCAGGGCGTCCCCCGCAACGGGGGCATCCCCCAGCGGGTCCCACTCAGTGCCCACCTCGCCAGGGTGGCCGCGGACATCCGCCTCCTCCTGCAACGCGCTTTCCGCGGCCTGGCCGTGGTGGACTGGGAGGAGTGGAGGCCCCTCTGGGCCCAGAACTGGGGGGCCAAGCGGATCTACCGGGCGGCCTCGGAGCAGTGGGTGCGGGACCGGCACGGCCTCctgccggcgcggcggcggctccggctgGCCCGGTGGGAGTTTGAGCAGGCGGCGCAGACTCTGATGGAGGAGACCCTGCTGCTGGGACGGACCGTGCGCCCGAGGGGGCTCTGGGGTTTCTACCGCTTCCCCGACTGCCTCAACGGCAACTGGGCCAAGGAGGCCAACTACACCGGGCAGTGCCGGCCGGCGGAGGTGCGGCGCAACAACCGTCTGGGCTGGCTCTGGGCCGCCTCGGCAGCCCTCTACCCCAGCATCTACCTGCCGCcggcgctgccgcccgccctGCGCCGCCGCTACGTGCACCACCGGCTGCGCGAGGCCCTGCGCGTGGCCGCCTTCGGGGCCGACGGCCTCCTGCCCGTGGTCGCCTACTCCCGCCTCTCCTTCCGCCGCTCGCCCAGATTCCTGGAGCTG GCTGACCTGGTGCACACCATCGGGGAGAGCGCGGCGCTGGGTGCGGCCGGACTCGTGCTCTGGGGAGACCTGTCGTACTCCCGCTCGGCT CGCAGTTGGCGCACTGGGAACCCAGTGCCCGGCTCCCAGGGGCCCCACACCGCCTCGCTGCCCACTCACGCTGCCCGGGCACAGGGAGCCAtgcccagggaggctggagAAG CAGACGGCATGGGAAGGGCCGAGGGTGCCGCGCCGGCAGAGCCTGGGGACCCCGACGGCGGCGAGACGGGAGCCATCAGCCTGCGCCCCGTGGAGTCCATCAGCGACCTGCACTGGGCCTCGGGCGGGCAGAAGGGCGCCGAGG GCAACGGCCCGgctccctccagcagcctgcGCGGGCCCCCGCCTCGCCCCgtgccccccggccccccgccgctCCTGCCCACCCTGCGACCCGTGCCCGccgccagcccctgcccctgcctcaGCCCCGGCCACCCCctgctcctggccctgctggggCTCCTGGCGCTGGCGAGCCTGGTCCTGGCCACGCTGGCCATCTACCTGAGTGGTACGTGGCGCTGGGCagggcggggggccgggggggggggggggggaggctgcgGGAAGGCCAGGCCACCCGTCCCCAGCGTGTCCCCGTCCTCTCCCCGCAGTCCTGCAGAGCCAGTCGGTGCGGGCGCTGGCCCAGTGGCTGGAGAGCCAGGAGGACGCCATGCGCCAGCTGCGGGCAGCCAGCGGGCAGCTCTGGGCTCGCCTCAACGCCAGCGCCGAGCCCGGCGGGCACCGCTGAGCCGCTCCCAGCCCCCCCTCGGACACCGGGACACCACGGGAAGGGGCGCCGAAGGGCGGGAGGGGGGAGCGGGCAGCCCTACCAGCCCCCCATCCCGCTCGGACCTGGCAGCATCGCCCCACGGGGCGCAGGGGGTGGCGGGGGCAATCCTGGCCCCTGCCCCAGGCCGCGAGAGAAAGGGACAGGACTGCAAGGACCGGCACCCACCCCAGCGACAGCCCTTCCTCTTAACAACAAGGCAGAAGGCACCCTCCAATTAG
- the LOC115353738 gene encoding hyaluronidase-3-like isoform X2 → MVPALALWACLALGTVGGESPAPEPLAGGQPFTVVWNIPTGRCQRRFGVGLPLGDYGIVENQDGRFAGQNITIFYKNKFGLYPYLSRQGVPRNGGIPQRVPLSAHLARVAADIRLLLQRAFRGLAVVDWEEWRPLWAQNWGAKRIYRAASEQWVRDRHGLLPARRRLRLARWEFEQAAQTLMEETLLLGRTVRPRGLWGFYRFPDCLNGNWAKEANYTGQCRPAEVRRNNRLGWLWAASAALYPSIYLPPALPPALRRRYVHHRLREALRVAAFGADGLLPVVAYSRLSFRRSPRFLELPGYVSLSLSPRQADLVHTIGESAALGAAGLVLWGDLSYSRSARSWRTGNPVPGSQGPHTASLPTHAARAQGAMPREAGEDGMGRAEGAAPAEPGDPDGGETGAISLRPVESISDLHWASGGQKGAEGNGPAPSSSLRGPPPRPVPPGPPPLLPTLRPVPAASPCPCLSPGHPLLLALLGLLALASLVLATLAIYLSVLQSQSVRALAQWLESQEDAMRQLRAASGQLWARLNASAEPGGHR, encoded by the exons ATGGTGCCGGCGCTGGCGCTCTGGGCCTGCCTGGCGCTGGGCACAGTCGGTGGGGAAAGCCCGGCACCGGAGCCCCTGGCGGGCGGCCAGCCCTTCACTGTGGTGTGGAACATCCCCACCGGCCGCTGCCAGCGCCGCTTCGGCGTGGGGCTGCCCCTCGGTGACTACGGCATCGTGGAGAACCAGGATGGCCGCTTCGCCGGCCAGAACATCACCATCTTCTACAAGAACAAGTTTGGGCTGTACCCCTACCTGTCGCGGCAGGGCGTCCCCCGCAACGGGGGCATCCCCCAGCGGGTCCCACTCAGTGCCCACCTCGCCAGGGTGGCCGCGGACATCCGCCTCCTCCTGCAACGCGCTTTCCGCGGCCTGGCCGTGGTGGACTGGGAGGAGTGGAGGCCCCTCTGGGCCCAGAACTGGGGGGCCAAGCGGATCTACCGGGCGGCCTCGGAGCAGTGGGTGCGGGACCGGCACGGCCTCctgccggcgcggcggcggctccggctgGCCCGGTGGGAGTTTGAGCAGGCGGCGCAGACTCTGATGGAGGAGACCCTGCTGCTGGGACGGACCGTGCGCCCGAGGGGGCTCTGGGGTTTCTACCGCTTCCCCGACTGCCTCAACGGCAACTGGGCCAAGGAGGCCAACTACACCGGGCAGTGCCGGCCGGCGGAGGTGCGGCGCAACAACCGTCTGGGCTGGCTCTGGGCCGCCTCGGCAGCCCTCTACCCCAGCATCTACCTGCCGCcggcgctgccgcccgccctGCGCCGCCGCTACGTGCACCACCGGCTGCGCGAGGCCCTGCGCGTGGCCGCCTTCGGGGCCGACGGCCTCCTGCCCGTGGTCGCCTACTCCCGCCTCTCCTTCCGCCGCTCGCCCAGATTCCTGGAGCTG cccggttatgtctctctctctctctccccccggCAGGCTGACCTGGTGCACACCATCGGGGAGAGCGCGGCGCTGGGTGCGGCCGGACTCGTGCTCTGGGGAGACCTGTCGTACTCCCGCTCGGCT CGCAGTTGGCGCACTGGGAACCCAGTGCCCGGCTCCCAGGGGCCCCACACCGCCTCGCTGCCCACTCACGCTGCCCGGGCACAGGGAGCCAtgcccagggaggctggagAAG ACGGCATGGGAAGGGCCGAGGGTGCCGCGCCGGCAGAGCCTGGGGACCCCGACGGCGGCGAGACGGGAGCCATCAGCCTGCGCCCCGTGGAGTCCATCAGCGACCTGCACTGGGCCTCGGGCGGGCAGAAGGGCGCCGAGG GCAACGGCCCGgctccctccagcagcctgcGCGGGCCCCCGCCTCGCCCCgtgccccccggccccccgccgctCCTGCCCACCCTGCGACCCGTGCCCGccgccagcccctgcccctgcctcaGCCCCGGCCACCCCctgctcctggccctgctggggCTCCTGGCGCTGGCGAGCCTGGTCCTGGCCACGCTGGCCATCTACCTGAGTG TCCTGCAGAGCCAGTCGGTGCGGGCGCTGGCCCAGTGGCTGGAGAGCCAGGAGGACGCCATGCGCCAGCTGCGGGCAGCCAGCGGGCAGCTCTGGGCTCGCCTCAACGCCAGCGCCGAGCCCGGCGGGCACCGCTGA
- the LOC115353738 gene encoding hyaluronidase-3-like isoform X4, with protein MVPALALWACLALGTVGGESPAPEPLAGGQPFTVVWNIPTGRCQRRFGVGLPLGDYGIVENQDGRFAGQNITIFYKNKFGLYPYLSRQGVPRNGGIPQRVPLSAHLARVAADIRLLLQRAFRGLAVVDWEEWRPLWAQNWGAKRIYRAASEQWVRDRHGLLPARRRLRLARWEFEQAAQTLMEETLLLGRTVRPRGLWGFYRFPDCLNGNWAKEANYTGQCRPAEVRRNNRLGWLWAASAALYPSIYLPPALPPALRRRYVHHRLREALRVAAFGADGLLPVVAYSRLSFRRSPRFLELPGYVSLSLSPRQADLVHTIGESAALGAAGLVLWGDLSYSRSATAWEGPRVPRRQSLGTPTAARREPSACAPWSPSATCTGPRAGRRAPRATARLPPAACAGPRLAPCPPAPRRSCPPCDPCPPPAPAPASAPATPCSWPCWGSWRWRAWSWPRWPST; from the exons ATGGTGCCGGCGCTGGCGCTCTGGGCCTGCCTGGCGCTGGGCACAGTCGGTGGGGAAAGCCCGGCACCGGAGCCCCTGGCGGGCGGCCAGCCCTTCACTGTGGTGTGGAACATCCCCACCGGCCGCTGCCAGCGCCGCTTCGGCGTGGGGCTGCCCCTCGGTGACTACGGCATCGTGGAGAACCAGGATGGCCGCTTCGCCGGCCAGAACATCACCATCTTCTACAAGAACAAGTTTGGGCTGTACCCCTACCTGTCGCGGCAGGGCGTCCCCCGCAACGGGGGCATCCCCCAGCGGGTCCCACTCAGTGCCCACCTCGCCAGGGTGGCCGCGGACATCCGCCTCCTCCTGCAACGCGCTTTCCGCGGCCTGGCCGTGGTGGACTGGGAGGAGTGGAGGCCCCTCTGGGCCCAGAACTGGGGGGCCAAGCGGATCTACCGGGCGGCCTCGGAGCAGTGGGTGCGGGACCGGCACGGCCTCctgccggcgcggcggcggctccggctgGCCCGGTGGGAGTTTGAGCAGGCGGCGCAGACTCTGATGGAGGAGACCCTGCTGCTGGGACGGACCGTGCGCCCGAGGGGGCTCTGGGGTTTCTACCGCTTCCCCGACTGCCTCAACGGCAACTGGGCCAAGGAGGCCAACTACACCGGGCAGTGCCGGCCGGCGGAGGTGCGGCGCAACAACCGTCTGGGCTGGCTCTGGGCCGCCTCGGCAGCCCTCTACCCCAGCATCTACCTGCCGCcggcgctgccgcccgccctGCGCCGCCGCTACGTGCACCACCGGCTGCGCGAGGCCCTGCGCGTGGCCGCCTTCGGGGCCGACGGCCTCCTGCCCGTGGTCGCCTACTCCCGCCTCTCCTTCCGCCGCTCGCCCAGATTCCTGGAGCTG cccggttatgtctctctctctctctccccccggCAGGCTGACCTGGTGCACACCATCGGGGAGAGCGCGGCGCTGGGTGCGGCCGGACTCGTGCTCTGGGGAGACCTGTCGTACTCCCGCTCGGCT ACGGCATGGGAAGGGCCGAGGGTGCCGCGCCGGCAGAGCCTGGGGACCCCGACGGCGGCGAGACGGGAGCCATCAGCCTGCGCCCCGTGGAGTCCATCAGCGACCTGCACTGGGCCTCGGGCGGGCAGAAGGGCGCCGAGG GCAACGGCCCGgctccctccagcagcctgcGCGGGCCCCCGCCTCGCCCCgtgccccccggccccccgccgctCCTGCCCACCCTGCGACCCGTGCCCGccgccagcccctgcccctgcctcaGCCCCGGCCACCCCctgctcctggccctgctggggCTCCTGGCGCTGGCGAGCCTGGTCCTGGCCACGCTGGCCATCTACCTGA
- the LOC115353738 gene encoding hyaluronidase-3-like isoform X5, with product MVPALALWACLALGTVGGESPAPEPLAGGQPFTVVWNIPTGRCQRRFGVGLPLGDYGIVENQDGRFAGQNITIFYKNKFGLYPYLSRQGVPRNGGIPQRVPLSAHLARVAADIRLLLQRAFRGLAVVDWEEWRPLWAQNWGAKRIYRAASEQWVRDRHGLLPARRRLRLARWEFEQAAQTLMEETLLLGRTVRPRGLWGFYRFPDCLNGNWAKEANYTGQCRPAEVRRNNRLGWLWAASAALYPSIYLPPALPPALRRRYVHHRLREALRVAAFGADGLLPVVAYSRLSFRRSPRFLELADLVHTIGESAALGAAGLVLWGDLSYSRSAESCASLRHYLTSTLGPYVANVMAAARECSYGQCHGHGRCVRRQPHDLGSLLHLGPGASPPASFRCHCYRGWAGEGCARRVQTGPAASCLAPTHARGLYGQNDLPSSDTCLPRGTWGW from the exons ATGGTGCCGGCGCTGGCGCTCTGGGCCTGCCTGGCGCTGGGCACAGTCGGTGGGGAAAGCCCGGCACCGGAGCCCCTGGCGGGCGGCCAGCCCTTCACTGTGGTGTGGAACATCCCCACCGGCCGCTGCCAGCGCCGCTTCGGCGTGGGGCTGCCCCTCGGTGACTACGGCATCGTGGAGAACCAGGATGGCCGCTTCGCCGGCCAGAACATCACCATCTTCTACAAGAACAAGTTTGGGCTGTACCCCTACCTGTCGCGGCAGGGCGTCCCCCGCAACGGGGGCATCCCCCAGCGGGTCCCACTCAGTGCCCACCTCGCCAGGGTGGCCGCGGACATCCGCCTCCTCCTGCAACGCGCTTTCCGCGGCCTGGCCGTGGTGGACTGGGAGGAGTGGAGGCCCCTCTGGGCCCAGAACTGGGGGGCCAAGCGGATCTACCGGGCGGCCTCGGAGCAGTGGGTGCGGGACCGGCACGGCCTCctgccggcgcggcggcggctccggctgGCCCGGTGGGAGTTTGAGCAGGCGGCGCAGACTCTGATGGAGGAGACCCTGCTGCTGGGACGGACCGTGCGCCCGAGGGGGCTCTGGGGTTTCTACCGCTTCCCCGACTGCCTCAACGGCAACTGGGCCAAGGAGGCCAACTACACCGGGCAGTGCCGGCCGGCGGAGGTGCGGCGCAACAACCGTCTGGGCTGGCTCTGGGCCGCCTCGGCAGCCCTCTACCCCAGCATCTACCTGCCGCcggcgctgccgcccgccctGCGCCGCCGCTACGTGCACCACCGGCTGCGCGAGGCCCTGCGCGTGGCCGCCTTCGGGGCCGACGGCCTCCTGCCCGTGGTCGCCTACTCCCGCCTCTCCTTCCGCCGCTCGCCCAGATTCCTGGAGCTG GCTGACCTGGTGCACACCATCGGGGAGAGCGCGGCGCTGGGTGCGGCCGGACTCGTGCTCTGGGGAGACCTGTCGTACTCCCGCTCGGCT GAGAGCTGTGCCAGCCTGCGCCACTACCTCACGTCCACCCTGGGTCCCTACGTGGCCAACGTGATGGCAGCAGCCCGGGAGTGCAGCTACGGGCAGTGCCACGGGCACGGGCGCTGCGTGCGCCGGCAGCCCCACGACCTGGGCAGCCTCCTGCACCTTGGCCCCGGTGCCAGCCCGCCGGCCTCTTTCCGCTGCCACTGCTACCGCGGCTGGGCCGGCGAGGGCTGTGCCCGGCGGGTCCAGActggccctgctgcctcctgcctggcACCCACCCACGCTCGTGGCCTCTACGGGCAGAACGATCTCCCGTCCTCCGACACCTGCCTGCCACGGGGCACGTGGGGCTGGTGA
- the IFRD2 gene encoding interferon-related developmental regulator 2 isoform X1, whose amino-acid sequence MPRSRRAARRGPGSGRAGSPVSEEEAGSEVLSHCSSASEGASPAEEGAGSEAVSEQGQEEEAEDRLKEHMDNLLDKSAKTRQAALQSLRLAFSSKTLSEFLLERRLTLTDSLEKCLKKGKGEEQALAGTVLTLLCLQMGSGPEAEEVFRSLKPLLVSVLTDSTASPGARQSCATALGMCCYIAAADLEDLVSCLSCLEGVFSSPSAAEGGSAPAHHGPLHCSALQSWSLLLTICPPSHIKSVLDNHWLKLPPLLSSSSVTLRILAGEAIALVFELAQDVEEDLCHQDTEFLRAQLKVLATESSKYRAKTDRRKQRSIFRDILHFIESGEYQEETIRFGLECMYLDSWARQRTYQAFKEVLGSGIRHHLQNNELLREIFGLGPPLVLDAAALKASKVSRFEKHLYNSAAFKARTKARSRVRDKRADVL is encoded by the exons ATGCCGCGCTCCCGCCGAGCCGCGCGCC GTGGCCCCGGCAGCGGCCGGGCGGGCTCGCCCGTCAGCGAGGAGGAGGCCGGCAGCGAGGTGCTGAGCCACTGCAGCAGCGCCAGCGAGGGGGCCAGCCCCGCCGAGGAGGGCGCAG GGAGCGAGGCGGTGAGCGAGCaaggccaggaggaggaggcggaggacAGGCTGAAGGAGCACATGGACAACCTCCTGGACAAGAG CGCCAAGACGCGGCAGGCGGCACTGCAGAGCCTGCGCCTGGCCTTCTCCTCCAAAACCCTCTCCGAGTTCTTGCTGGAGCGCCGCCTCACGCTCACCGACTCCCTGGAGAAGTGTCTCAAGAAAG GTAAAGGGGAGGAACAGGCGCTGGCGGGCACCGTCCTcaccctcctctgcctccagatGGGCTCTGGCCCGGAGGCGGAAGAGGTGTTTCGCAGCCTGAAGCCCCTGCTCGTCAGCGTCCTGACGGACAGCACAGCCAGCCCTGGCGCCCGGCAGAGC TGTGCCACGGCCCTGGGCATGTGTTGCTACATTGCCGCTGCTGACCTCGAG GACCTGGTCTCATGCCTGTCCTGCTTGGAGGGCGTCTTCAGCTCCCCCAGCGCAGCTGAGGGGGGCTCGGCACCCGCCCACCATGGCCCTCTGCACTGCAGTGCGCTCCAGTCGTGGTCCCTGCTCCTCACCATCTGCCCCCCCTCCCACATCAAGAGTGTCTTGGACAA TCACTGGCTGAAGCTGCCCCCGCTGCTGTCCAGCAGCAGCGTCACGCTGCGCATCCTGGCTGGGGAAGCCATCGCGCTGGTCTTCGAGCTGGCCCAGGACGTGGAG GAGGACTTGTGCCACCAAGATACAGAGTTCCTGCGAGCCCAGCTCAAGGTTTTGGCTACAGAGAGCAGCAAGTACCGAGCCAAGACAGACCGACGGAAGCAGCGCTCCATCTTCCGGGACATCCTGCACTTCATCGAG AGCGGGGAGTACCAGGAGGAGACCATCCGATTTGGCCTGGAGTGCATGTACCTGGACAGCTGGGCACGCCAGCGGACCTACCAAGCCTTTAAAGAGGTGCTGGGCTCCGGCATCCGCCACCACCTCCAG AACAACGAGCTGCTACGGGAGATCTTCGGCCTCGGGCCCCCCTTGGTGCTGGATGCGGCTGCTCTGAAAGCCAGCAAGGTCTCCCGCTTCGAGAAG cacctCTACAACTCGGCTGCCTTCAAAGCCCGCACGAAAGCCCGGAGCCGGGTGCGGGACAAGCGGGCAGATGTGCTGTGA